Proteins encoded in a region of the Calypte anna isolate BGI_N300 chromosome 15, bCalAnn1_v1.p, whole genome shotgun sequence genome:
- the GLTP gene encoding glycolipid transfer protein, translating to MALLLEHEFKPLPADKQIETLPFLEAVAHLPPFFDCLGTPIVYSPVKADLTGNIKKIRAVYDSNPTKFKTLQNILEVEKEVHGSAWPKTGATLALMWLKRGLKFMLVLLQSISDGERDEEHPNLIRVNAIKAYEISLKKYHGWMLQKLFTGSVYALPYKSDLLKALEKGKEVKEEESIEKIHQFLARATPILDAIYEMYTRMNAELSYKA from the exons ATGGCGCTGCTGCTGGAGCACGAGTTCAAGCCGCTGCCGGCAGACAAGCAGATCGAGACGCTGCCCTTCCTGGAAGCCGTGGCCCATCTGCCGCCCTTCTTCG ATTGCCTGGGGACTCCCATCGTCTACTCACCAGTCAAAGCAGACCTGACTGGGAATATCAAG AAAATCCGTGCTGTTTATGACTCCAACCCCACCAAGTTCAAAACGCTGCAGAACATCCTGGAGGTGGAGAAGGAGGTGCATGGCTCGGCCTGGCCCAAGACAGGAGCCACGCTGGCTCTGATGTGGTTGAAAAG gGGTCTGAAGTTCATGCTGGTGTTGCTGCAGAGCATCTCGGATGGGGAGAGGGATGAGGAGCATCCCAACCTCATCCGGGTCAACGCCATCAAGGCCTACGAGATCTCCCTGAAGAAATACCATGGCTGGATGCTGCAGAAGCTCTTCACG GGCTCGGTCTATGCTCTTCCCTACAAATCAGATTTGCTGAAGGCCttagagaaggggaaagaagtcAAAGAGGAGGAGAGCATCGAGAAAATCCATCAGTTTCTCGCACGGGCCACCCCCATCCTGGATGCCATTTATGAGATGTACACCAGGATGAATGCTGAGCTGAGCTACAAAGCCTAA
- the TCHP gene encoding trichoplein keratin filament-binding protein, with protein sequence MTRPAPLRYRHRNQSGPEPDPAARCPRATPPPLPPMAAQHPRPDSQSESGGGDLGGASAPLGAPVVPNGSGGDTEGGGGSREPPVPSGGTTEAAAASSSSSQPVPGAHPGSALTRPDPTRPGPVRPVCPPPSRGALRIVSLGGSRSVAMAPAVGCGRRAMARGWAPERWAAERRRELETRSRQQWERASRSFARDAVYCYQQARWSEPRALPKPSPAAVRREAEEAAARLEERRSRLRQLLGEEREALAGELRELRRDGGTELGGMRQRSEELRAGREERRRKVAEQLLYERWRRNTAELREVESELHQKHVVEAWGDQIMQKNKQEKTELEEKKRYENEYETARREALERMRQEEEKRRVEEKKQAERLLQQMEELKLQETEARKLKKEQENLLKQQWELENLEEERKKMEEQRKKKELGRFLKHQCDVQLQRRAQQIQQELEADRQILLSLLEKEDEEQQRRCARRERAVADAAWMKSVIEEQLQLEKEREAQLQTIFKEEAKKVWEKREEEWEREKKARDRLMTEVLAGRQRQIQEKMELNRRAQEESIKYREELIRELEEAKEQRRKEREQEEELKTARRQELEAQLSERRARECEELQRQREEEAEERAARQRWEELVRQEAGHMAERGHRSRLYSYPRAAWT encoded by the exons ATGACCCGGCCCGCTCCGCTCCGGTACCGGCACCGCAACCAGAGCGGCCCGGAGCCAGACCCGGCAGCGCGCTGCCCCCGCGCCACGCCCCCGCCGCTCCCACCAATGGCCGCGCAGCACCCACGTCCCGACAGCCAATCAGAGAGCGGGGGCGGAGATTTGGGCGGGGCCTCTGCTCCACTCGGAGCCCCCGTGGTCCCG AACGGGTCGGGGGGTGATAccgagggaggaggagggagccgGGAGCCGCCTGTCCCCAGCGGGGGCACAACTGAGGCAGCCGCcgcatcctcctcctcctcccagccgGTGCCCGGCGCTCATCCCGGCTCAG CCTTgacccgacccgacccgacccggcccggcccggtccggcccGTCTGCCCTCCCCCGTCCCGCGGAGCTCTGCGCATCGTGTCCCTCGGCGGCTCCCGTAGCGTTGCCATGGCGCCGGCCGTTGGGTGCGGGCGGCGGGCGATGGCGCGGGGCTGGGCCCCGGAGCGCTGGGCCGCAGAACGGCGCCGGGAGCTGGAGACACGGAGCCGGCAGCAGTGGGAGCGGGCCAGCCGCTCCTTCGCCCGGGACGCCGTTTACTGCTACCAGCAAGCGCGGTGGAGCGAGCCCAGAGCCCTCCCGAAACCCAG CCCGGCGGCGGTGCGACGGGAGgcggaggaggcggcggcgcgGCTGGAGGAGCGGAGGTCGAGACTGCGGCAGCTGCTGGGTGAGGAGCGGGAGGCGCTGGCGGGGGAGCTGCGGGAGCTGCGGCGGGACGGCGGCACCGAGCTGGGCGGGATGCGGCAGCGGAGCGAGGAGCTGCGGGCCGGGCGGGAGGAGCggaggaggaag GTGGCGGAGCAGCTGCTGTACGAGCGCTGGAGGAGAAACACCGCGGAGCTGCGGGAG GTGGAGTCGGAGCTGCACCAGAAGCACGTGGTGGAGGCTTGGGGTGATCAGATAATGCAGAAAAACAAG caagaaaaaactgAACTTGAAGAGAAAAAACGTTATGAAAATGAATATGAAACTGCTCGAAGGGAAGCACTGGAGAGAATGagacaagaggaagagaaaCGTCGGGTGGAAGAGAAGAAGcaagcagagaggctgctgcagcaaaTGGAAGAGCTGAAGTTACAGGAGACAGAG gcaagaaagctgaaaaaagaacaagagaatTTATTAaagcagcagtgggagctggagaacttggaggaagaaaggaaaaaaatggaagagcagcggaagaagaaagagcttGG gCGTTTTTTGAAGCATCAGTGTGATGTGCAGCTCCAGAGACGAGCCCAGCAGATCCAACAGGAGCTG GAGGCAGACAGGCAGATCTTGTTGTCCCTCCTGGAGAAGGAAGATGAGGAGCAGCAGCGCCGGTGTGCGCGGAGAGAGCGAGCTGTGGCTGATGCTGCCTGGATGAAAAGTGTCATTGAGgaacagctccagctggagaaggagagggaggctCAGCTCCAGACTATTTTTAA AGAAGAAGCTAAAAAAGtgtgggagaaaagggaagaagaatgggaaagggagaagaaggcCAGAGATCGCCTGATGACTGAG GTCCTTGCAGGGAGACAGCGCCAGATCCAGGAGAAGATGGAGTTGAACAGAAGAGCTCAGGAGGAGTCCATAAAGTACCGAGAGGAGCTGATCAGAGAACTGGAAGAGGcaaaagagcagaggaggaaagagagggagcaggaggaggagctgaagaCAGCCcgcaggcaggagctggaggcacag ctgtCGGAGCGCCGGGCACGGGAATGTGAGGAGCTGCAGCgtcagagggaggaggaggcagaggagcgGGCAGCCCGGCAGCGCTGGGAGGAGCTGGTGCGGCAGGAGGCCGGGCACATGGCAGAGAGGGGGCACCGCAGCAGG CTCTACAGTTaccccagagcagcctggaccTGA